Proteins co-encoded in one uncultured Draconibacterium sp. genomic window:
- the panB gene encoding 3-methyl-2-oxobutanoate hydroxymethyltransferase, translating to MSVHSEVRKVTTHRLSEMKLRGEKISMLTAYDYSMAQLVDEAGLDVILVGDSASNVMAGHETTLPITLNEMIFMGASVVRAVNRALVVVDLPFGTYQGNSREALSSAIRIMKETAADAVKLEGGEEVIESVKRILSAGIPVMGHLGLMPQSIHKFGTYTVRAKQEAEAEKLISDAKLLEEAGCFAIVLEKIPAALGEQVAKELKIPVIGIGAGGGVDGQVLVIHDMLGITQQFSPRFLRRYHNLAAEIKGAVGNYINDVKSQDFPNEKEQY from the coding sequence ATGTCAGTACATAGCGAAGTTCGTAAAGTTACCACGCACCGTTTATCGGAAATGAAATTGCGTGGCGAAAAAATATCGATGTTAACAGCCTACGATTACAGTATGGCACAGTTGGTTGATGAAGCCGGATTAGATGTTATCCTGGTTGGCGATTCGGCCTCGAACGTAATGGCTGGTCACGAGACCACGCTACCAATCACCCTTAATGAGATGATTTTTATGGGTGCATCGGTGGTACGTGCTGTAAACCGTGCACTTGTTGTGGTCGATCTTCCATTTGGAACCTACCAGGGCAACTCGCGCGAAGCATTAAGTTCGGCAATCCGTATTATGAAAGAAACAGCTGCCGACGCGGTAAAACTTGAAGGAGGAGAAGAAGTTATAGAATCGGTGAAACGTATACTTTCGGCCGGAATTCCGGTGATGGGTCACCTTGGATTAATGCCGCAGTCGATTCATAAATTTGGTACTTACACTGTACGTGCCAAGCAGGAAGCCGAAGCTGAGAAATTAATCAGCGATGCCAAGTTATTGGAAGAAGCCGGTTGTTTTGCGATTGTACTGGAGAAAATTCCGGCGGCACTGGGAGAACAGGTTGCCAAAGAGCTGAAAATTCCGGTAATCGGGATTGGTGCAGGTGGCGGTGTAGACGGTCAGGTTCTCGTAATACACGATATGCTGGGAATTACACAACAGTTCTCTCCCCGCTTTTTACGCAGGTACCACAACCTGGCAGCCGAAATTAAAGGCGCCGTGGGAAATTATATCAACGATGTGAAATCGCAGGATTTCCCGAACGAAAAAGAGCAGTATTAA
- a CDS encoding RNA pseudouridine synthase: MMEVIYEDNHIIAINKACGDVVQGDKTGDETVMDKVKHFLKVKYNKPGNVYLGLPHRLDRPTSGILILAKTSKVLPRLNKLFQTKDGMKKVYWAVVDKRPPKYSDTLEHYLRKDQEKNRSYAYTEPRSDCKFASLTYRHVASIDRYHLLEVEIHTGRHHQIRVQLRQLQLHIKGDLKYGAARSNKDKGIHLHARKVELIHPVRKTPLTIVANPPKDPVWDEFMKLFNAGKFSPVEI; encoded by the coding sequence ATGATGGAAGTAATATACGAAGACAACCATATTATTGCAATAAACAAGGCGTGCGGCGACGTTGTGCAGGGAGATAAAACCGGCGACGAAACCGTAATGGACAAGGTGAAACATTTTCTGAAGGTGAAATACAACAAACCGGGGAATGTTTACCTTGGCCTGCCTCACCGCCTCGACCGCCCTACTAGCGGCATTTTAATTTTAGCCAAAACAAGTAAGGTACTACCTCGGCTGAATAAACTTTTTCAAACCAAAGACGGAATGAAAAAAGTGTACTGGGCAGTGGTGGATAAACGCCCTCCGAAATACTCCGACACACTGGAGCATTACCTGCGCAAAGACCAGGAGAAAAACAGAAGTTACGCCTACACCGAACCGCGTTCTGATTGTAAATTTGCCAGCCTCACCTACCGCCATGTGGCCAGTATCGATCGCTACCATTTACTGGAAGTGGAAATTCATACCGGACGTCATCACCAGATTAGGGTTCAACTGCGCCAATTACAACTTCATATTAAAGGCGACTTAAAATATGGCGCTGCCCGATCAAACAAAGACAAAGGTATTCACTTGCATGCGCGGAAAGTAGAGCTGATACACCCGGTGCGCAAAACACCATTAACCATTGTTGCCAATCCGCCAAAAGATCCTGTTTGGGATGAGTTTATGAAACTTTTCAATGCAGGTAAGTTTAGCCCGGTGGAAATATAG
- a CDS encoding cytidine deaminase yields the protein MRRKELRIMVCEYDTVVELPEADQKLVLAAREASKNAYAPYSKFCVGAALLLDNGEIITGSNQENADFTDGLCAERVALFYANSTYPDQAVKAIAVTAKNSHGLLELPAQPCGSCRQVLVETEVRYNKHIRVILDGRKHIQVLEGADNLLPFAFKPKDLE from the coding sequence ATGCGAAGGAAGGAACTTAGGATAATGGTTTGCGAGTATGATACGGTTGTGGAACTGCCTGAGGCCGATCAAAAATTGGTGCTGGCAGCGCGCGAAGCCAGTAAAAATGCATATGCGCCTTATTCAAAATTTTGTGTGGGAGCAGCGCTCTTGCTTGATAACGGCGAGATAATTACCGGGAGCAATCAGGAAAATGCCGACTTTACCGATGGCCTGTGTGCCGAACGGGTTGCCCTGTTTTACGCTAACTCTACTTACCCCGACCAGGCTGTTAAAGCCATTGCCGTTACTGCAAAAAATTCGCACGGATTACTGGAACTGCCGGCACAACCTTGTGGCTCATGCCGTCAGGTACTGGTAGAAACCGAGGTGCGCTACAATAAACATATTCGTGTAATTCTCGATGGACGCAAACACATCCAGGTGCTGGAAGGTGCTGATAACCTGTTGCCTTTTGCTTTTAAACCAAAGGATTTAGAGTGA
- a CDS encoding 4a-hydroxytetrahydrobiopterin dehydratase, protein MRELKEKHCTPCKKETTPLNAEEIKQFKEKIDNDWKVVENKKIRRDFSVKDFNEAMAFAQRIALLADEEDHHPDLGIHYGLVEVELSTHNIGGLSPNDFILAAKIDAI, encoded by the coding sequence ATGAGAGAATTAAAAGAAAAGCACTGTACTCCTTGCAAAAAGGAAACAACACCATTAAATGCTGAGGAGATAAAGCAATTTAAGGAGAAAATAGACAACGATTGGAAAGTAGTAGAGAATAAAAAAATTAGAAGGGATTTTTCTGTGAAGGATTTTAATGAAGCGATGGCATTTGCACAGAGAATTGCGTTGCTGGCAGATGAAGAAGATCATCACCCCGATTTAGGCATTCATTACGGTTTGGTAGAGGTAGAATTAAGTACACATAACATTGGTGGCTTATCGCCCAACGACTTCATTTTGGCTGCCAAAATTGATGCAATTTAG
- a CDS encoding aldo/keto reductase, with the protein MKEKFNKENPRIEMKRREFIRVGASFAAGAGLVGLGTTKLFATNSNSVAQTTIENVTLNNGVQMPILGFGTLYLNDEKGAQCVADAISLGYRLIDTATVYGNEEAVGTGIKKSGIDRKELFVTSKVWVDDSGYEKAKVAFQTSLDKLGLDYLDLYLIHRPRGDVKGSWQAMEELHKEGKIKAIGISNFEDHQIDELLEYATIKPAVNQIETHAFFQQSKARKSLLDYGVQMEAWSPFAQGRNGLFTNETLAAIGKKYNKNNAQVSLRWHYQRGIVAIPRSSQKAHMMENLNIFDFELSDADMKTIAALDLNKTQFPEWE; encoded by the coding sequence ATGAAAGAAAAATTCAACAAAGAAAATCCCCGGATAGAAATGAAACGCCGCGAGTTTATCCGGGTTGGTGCAAGTTTTGCCGCTGGCGCCGGTTTAGTGGGTTTGGGAACGACCAAACTCTTTGCGACGAACAGTAATTCGGTAGCACAAACCACAATCGAAAATGTAACTTTAAATAATGGCGTTCAAATGCCAATTTTAGGTTTCGGCACGCTGTATTTAAACGACGAAAAGGGAGCGCAATGTGTTGCCGATGCCATTTCGCTGGGTTACCGATTGATTGATACAGCAACGGTTTACGGGAACGAAGAAGCTGTTGGAACCGGCATTAAGAAAAGTGGTATCGACCGAAAGGAACTTTTTGTTACTTCTAAAGTTTGGGTAGATGACTCCGGTTATGAAAAAGCCAAAGTAGCTTTTCAGACTTCCCTTGACAAACTGGGCCTCGATTATCTAGACCTTTACCTCATCCACCGGCCGCGTGGCGATGTAAAAGGCTCGTGGCAAGCCATGGAAGAGTTGCACAAAGAAGGTAAGATAAAAGCAATTGGTATCAGTAATTTTGAAGATCACCAGATTGATGAATTACTGGAATACGCCACTATTAAACCGGCCGTTAATCAGATTGAAACACATGCTTTCTTCCAGCAAAGTAAGGCACGAAAATCATTACTGGATTATGGTGTACAAATGGAAGCATGGTCGCCGTTTGCACAAGGTCGGAACGGATTGTTTACCAACGAAACGCTTGCTGCCATTGGCAAAAAGTACAATAAAAACAATGCGCAGGTAAGTTTGAGGTGGCATTATCAGCGTGGTATTGTTGCCATTCCGCGCTCATCGCAAAAAGCGCATATGATGGAGAACCTCAATATTTTTGATTTCGAACTCAGTGATGCGGATATGAAAACCATTGCCGCCCTGGACTTGAATAAAACACAGTTTCCGGAGTGGGAATAG
- a CDS encoding alpha-L-arabinofuranosidase C-terminal domain-containing protein translates to MNIPFKKIVLLWAVIAVVSFQSTFAQEVTKITISKPEKAVEVSPNIYGQFIEYLRNSITGGIFQEGSSLSDENGFRTDVLEKLKALTTTVLRYPGGTVTKIYHWEDGIGPREERPARRNLIWGGVEDNHFGTDEYIKYCREIGAEPYIVVNMGTGTAEEAANWVEYCNGTGNTYYANLRRKYGTEEPYNVKFWSLGNEEAAREDAGRLYEPEKYAEESWYFAKLMKLTDPTIKLFVVADPFKFDWNDPVLASLSPIVDYVSLHWYVGNSPDDPYAIYKNITRFDTSLTELGDYLQQFPAKVENFSKWYRFPPREGAIKISVDEWGIWDNTCGGQYNLDCDYTWKSALATASFLNVFHRQAENVTMANWAQSANILGAILANDRGSVEQTVYYPLQYFRQYVGNQLLEVDVENMPFIAEDQTVEALDISATYNNENDEVCVFVVNRSYEEQTINMDFADTKTSAATLVEMTAPNENSRNAIGQESVVSIIEKSVKKNGAINLAPLSINIVVVQ, encoded by the coding sequence ATGAATATTCCATTTAAGAAAATCGTGCTGCTTTGGGCAGTGATAGCAGTAGTTTCATTTCAAAGTACTTTTGCGCAAGAGGTAACAAAAATTACCATCTCGAAACCGGAAAAAGCGGTTGAAGTATCGCCAAATATTTACGGGCAGTTTATCGAGTATTTGCGAAACAGTATCACCGGCGGAATATTTCAGGAAGGTTCGTCATTGTCGGATGAAAATGGATTTCGAACCGATGTGCTGGAAAAGCTGAAAGCGCTGACTACTACGGTTTTGCGCTATCCGGGAGGAACCGTTACAAAAATTTATCATTGGGAAGATGGTATCGGACCACGCGAAGAGCGTCCGGCACGCCGAAACCTGATTTGGGGAGGAGTAGAAGACAACCATTTTGGAACCGATGAATACATAAAATATTGTCGTGAGATTGGTGCAGAACCTTACATTGTGGTAAATATGGGAACGGGAACTGCTGAGGAAGCTGCCAACTGGGTGGAATACTGCAACGGAACAGGAAATACGTATTATGCCAATTTGCGCCGAAAGTATGGAACCGAGGAGCCATATAATGTGAAATTCTGGAGCCTTGGAAATGAAGAGGCTGCCCGCGAAGATGCCGGGCGTTTGTACGAACCGGAGAAATATGCGGAAGAATCGTGGTATTTCGCCAAACTGATGAAATTAACCGACCCGACCATCAAATTATTTGTGGTGGCCGATCCGTTTAAATTCGATTGGAACGATCCCGTTTTAGCTTCTTTATCGCCGATCGTGGATTACGTGTCGTTGCACTGGTATGTGGGAAACAGCCCCGATGATCCGTATGCGATTTATAAAAATATTACCCGTTTCGATACCAGTTTAACCGAGCTGGGCGATTACCTTCAGCAGTTTCCTGCCAAAGTGGAGAATTTCTCGAAGTGGTACCGCTTTCCACCGCGTGAAGGTGCCATTAAAATCTCGGTTGATGAATGGGGAATTTGGGACAACACTTGTGGCGGACAATACAACCTTGATTGCGATTATACCTGGAAGAGTGCGTTGGCAACAGCTTCGTTTCTGAACGTTTTTCACCGGCAGGCTGAAAATGTTACCATGGCCAACTGGGCACAATCAGCAAATATTCTGGGTGCAATTTTGGCTAACGATCGGGGATCAGTAGAACAAACCGTGTATTATCCGCTTCAATATTTCAGGCAGTATGTGGGGAACCAGTTATTGGAAGTTGATGTGGAAAATATGCCGTTTATTGCCGAAGATCAGACCGTGGAAGCGTTAGACATCTCAGCGACATACAACAATGAAAATGATGAGGTTTGTGTTTTTGTAGTAAACCGCAGCTATGAGGAACAGACCATTAACATGGATTTTGCCGATACAAAAACTTCTGCTGCAACACTTGTTGAAATGACAGCACCAAACGAAAACTCTCGAAATGCTATCGGGCAGGAGAGCGTGGTGTCGATTATCGAAAAGTCGGTTAAAAAGAACGGAGCCATAAATCTGGCCCCGCTTTCGATAAATATTGTAGTTGTTCAGTAA
- a CDS encoding glycosyl hydrolase has translation MTRLLIVLILLCAITTSAQQPMPADKKATKETVNLYQHLFELKKQGLMFGHQDDLAYGEGWYGEEGRSDVKDVCGDYPAVYGWEIGHLELGDEYSLDSVYFNDIQNWIKTIYERGGINTISWHLRNPHTGGSSWDVSSKKAVASILPGGEKHELFVSWLDELANFLNGLETDDGTKIPVLFRPFHEHTGSWFWWGRDLCTVEDYKALWRFTVNYLQSTKGIHHLLFTYSTDRFQTEAEYLERYPGDDIVDVLGFDLYDRGSYYKGTLQNCAEKVTKLSAEKGKVATVSETGGPIASNHNWWTEVLEILQPYELSYVLVWRNPFRPTDHGNFAPCKGSPDSDNFIKFYNDQHTIFQKELTKKDIYQ, from the coding sequence ATGACACGTTTACTTATTGTTCTGATTTTGCTTTGCGCAATCACTACTTCCGCACAGCAACCAATGCCGGCTGATAAAAAAGCAACAAAAGAAACAGTTAATCTTTATCAGCATCTTTTTGAATTGAAAAAGCAGGGACTGATGTTTGGCCATCAGGATGACCTGGCTTACGGCGAAGGCTGGTACGGCGAGGAAGGACGCTCGGATGTCAAAGATGTTTGTGGCGATTATCCTGCAGTTTATGGTTGGGAAATTGGTCACCTGGAGTTAGGCGATGAATACAGTCTTGATTCGGTCTATTTTAACGACATTCAAAACTGGATCAAAACCATTTATGAAAGAGGTGGTATTAATACGATAAGCTGGCATCTGCGAAATCCTCATACTGGAGGATCATCTTGGGATGTGTCATCGAAAAAAGCAGTTGCATCAATTTTGCCGGGTGGCGAAAAACACGAGTTGTTTGTTAGCTGGCTTGATGAGCTCGCTAACTTTTTAAATGGTTTGGAAACGGACGATGGTACAAAAATTCCGGTTCTTTTCCGACCGTTCCACGAACACACCGGAAGCTGGTTTTGGTGGGGGCGTGATTTGTGTACGGTAGAAGATTACAAAGCCCTTTGGCGGTTCACGGTTAACTATTTGCAGAGCACAAAAGGCATACATCATTTGTTGTTTACTTACTCAACCGATCGGTTTCAAACGGAAGCAGAATATCTGGAACGCTACCCTGGCGATGACATCGTTGATGTGTTGGGATTCGACCTTTACGACCGGGGAAGTTACTACAAAGGAACTTTACAAAACTGCGCCGAAAAAGTTACAAAGCTGTCGGCAGAAAAAGGGAAAGTGGCAACCGTTAGCGAAACCGGCGGGCCAATTGCCAGCAATCACAATTGGTGGACAGAAGTGCTGGAAATTTTGCAACCTTACGAGTTGTCGTATGTTTTGGTGTGGCGTAATCCGTTCCGGCCAACTGACCATGGAAATTTTGCTCCGTGCAAAGGCAGTCCGGATTCTGATAACTTCATTAAATTCTATAACGATCAACATACAATCTTTCAAAAAGAGTTGACCAAAAAGGATATTTATCAATAA
- a CDS encoding MFS transporter, whose translation MAEKLHIKEKLGYGFGDFASSIFWKLFTMFLTIFYTDVVELTPAAVGTMLLLTRIWDSVNDPIMGMICDRTNTRRGKFRPYILYVAIPFAIIGVLTFTRFDFDDTGRLVYAYITYTLMMMVYTAINVPYSSLLGVMTPIPAERTTLASFRFIGAFAGGIFVTATAAHFIEFFQNRGANEAQGYQYSVAIYAIIVVLTFWLTYAWTKERVKPAKHEKTSIKRDLADLSKNIPWFVVLGACIFATIFSSLRDGSMMYYFKYFVKDQYIPGFGEVTWAKMASVYMTMWLAANMLGVVLAKPVSTKLGKKKTFIGAMILSAILSFSMYFLHAEQILVIYALNLIVGITAGIIMPLIWAMYADVSDYSEWKNGRRATGLIFSSSTMSQKMGGALGGAITLWILAIYGFQANVEQTEMGLSGIKMTLSIYPGIAAAISALFLMGYKLNEKFMHKVTEELVQKRK comes from the coding sequence ATGGCAGAGAAACTTCACATAAAAGAGAAACTTGGTTATGGATTTGGCGATTTTGCTTCCTCCATTTTTTGGAAGCTGTTTACCATGTTTCTCACCATCTTTTATACCGATGTAGTAGAACTGACTCCGGCTGCAGTAGGAACAATGTTACTGCTTACCCGAATTTGGGACAGTGTAAACGATCCGATAATGGGAATGATTTGCGACCGCACCAACACGCGGAGAGGGAAATTCAGACCATACATTTTATATGTGGCCATTCCATTTGCGATTATCGGGGTTCTGACATTTACGCGATTTGATTTTGATGACACCGGCCGTTTGGTTTATGCTTACATTACCTACACGCTGATGATGATGGTGTATACGGCCATTAATGTGCCATATTCGTCGTTGCTTGGAGTAATGACGCCAATTCCTGCCGAACGAACGACGCTGGCTTCTTTCCGTTTTATCGGGGCTTTTGCCGGTGGTATTTTTGTTACTGCAACGGCAGCACATTTTATCGAATTTTTCCAGAACCGCGGAGCCAACGAAGCACAAGGTTATCAATACTCGGTAGCCATTTATGCCATCATTGTGGTACTCACATTTTGGTTGACTTACGCCTGGACAAAAGAACGGGTAAAACCTGCCAAACATGAAAAAACATCCATAAAAAGAGACCTGGCCGACTTGTCGAAAAACATACCATGGTTTGTGGTTTTGGGAGCTTGTATTTTTGCAACAATTTTTTCGTCGCTGAGAGACGGATCGATGATGTACTATTTTAAATACTTTGTAAAAGACCAGTACATCCCAGGATTTGGAGAGGTAACCTGGGCAAAAATGGCCTCGGTTTATATGACGATGTGGTTGGCTGCAAATATGCTGGGAGTGGTATTGGCAAAACCGGTATCGACGAAATTAGGTAAGAAAAAAACCTTTATCGGGGCAATGATCCTTTCAGCGATTTTAAGCTTTTCAATGTATTTTTTACACGCCGAACAGATTCTTGTGATCTATGCGCTTAACTTAATTGTGGGTATTACTGCCGGAATTATCATGCCATTGATTTGGGCGATGTATGCCGATGTTTCTGATTATTCGGAATGGAAAAACGGGCGTCGCGCAACGGGACTCATCTTTTCGTCATCAACCATGTCGCAAAAAATGGGAGGTGCTCTTGGAGGCGCCATTACACTTTGGATTCTTGCAATTTATGGTTTTCAGGCAAATGTCGAGCAAACCGAAATGGGACTTAGCGGAATTAAAATGACACTGAGTATTTATCCGGGAATTGCAGCGGCAATTTCTGCATTGTTCCTGATGGGCTATAAATTGAACGAGAAATTTATGCATAAGGTAACCGAAGAACTTGTACAAAAACGAAAATAA
- a CDS encoding AGE family epimerase/isomerase has translation MDTIEQFEILNEEMTLELENILEFWSMRTIDQQFGGFVGQIDQDGNIIPGATKSAVLNTRLLWTFAAAYRVIGSEKLEQMATRAYDYLVDKFWDKDFGGLFWELDYRGEVVNTRKQAYAQGFGVYAFSEFYRATGNKESLELAKKLFSLIETNFRETKFGGYIEALDREWKPLADMRLSEKDANLPKSMNTHLHILEPYTNLYRVWPDNELKDRILHLLDIFQTKIVNHQTGHFGLFFELDWTPKSDIISFGHDIEGAWLLHEAAHEINATNRLKTIQQTALKLVDVTLEEGTAPDGSLFYEKEGEHLDTDRHWWPQAEAMVGLMDAWEITGKNQYLTKIAEVWNYIKENVIDYENGEWFGRIDENGTAISTEDKVGFWKCPYHNTRAMIEMIARINNKIT, from the coding sequence ATGGATACAATAGAGCAATTCGAAATATTAAACGAGGAAATGACTTTGGAATTGGAGAATATTCTCGAATTCTGGAGTATGCGAACCATTGATCAGCAGTTTGGTGGATTTGTTGGACAAATCGATCAGGATGGAAATATAATTCCCGGAGCAACAAAAAGTGCGGTATTAAATACCCGATTACTTTGGACTTTTGCCGCTGCTTACCGGGTAATTGGTTCCGAGAAACTGGAACAAATGGCAACAAGAGCTTATGATTATCTGGTTGACAAATTTTGGGATAAGGATTTCGGTGGCCTGTTTTGGGAACTCGATTATAGAGGAGAAGTTGTAAATACACGAAAACAAGCTTATGCACAGGGTTTTGGGGTGTATGCTTTTTCTGAATTTTACCGGGCAACCGGAAACAAGGAAAGTCTGGAGTTGGCTAAAAAGCTTTTCAGTTTGATTGAAACAAATTTCCGCGAAACCAAATTCGGCGGATATATTGAGGCGCTGGACAGAGAATGGAAACCCTTGGCAGATATGCGTTTAAGTGAAAAAGATGCCAACCTTCCCAAGTCGATGAATACGCATTTACACATTCTGGAACCATACACCAATCTTTACCGGGTTTGGCCTGATAACGAATTAAAAGATAGGATTTTACATCTTCTCGATATCTTTCAAACGAAGATTGTAAATCATCAAACGGGGCATTTTGGTCTGTTTTTCGAACTGGACTGGACACCCAAAAGCGATATTATTTCTTTCGGACACGATATTGAAGGAGCCTGGCTGTTGCATGAGGCGGCTCATGAAATTAATGCAACCAACCGCTTGAAAACGATTCAGCAAACAGCACTGAAATTGGTTGATGTAACTTTAGAAGAAGGTACAGCTCCTGATGGTTCTTTATTTTATGAAAAAGAAGGAGAACATTTGGATACCGACCGACATTGGTGGCCGCAAGCCGAAGCTATGGTGGGATTAATGGACGCGTGGGAAATTACCGGGAAAAATCAATATCTTACGAAAATTGCAGAAGTATGGAATTACATAAAAGAAAATGTGATCGATTATGAAAACGGAGAGTGGTTTGGAAGGATTGATGAAAATGGAACTGCTATATCCACCGAAGATAAAGTAGGATTTTGGAAATGTCCGTACCACAATACCCGGGCAATGATTGAAATGATTGCAAGAATAAACAACAAAATAACCTGA
- a CDS encoding glycosidase, with protein sequence MNEIFNSRLKQIKADFKVLLEKKNEKLFSSNGIYNRYANPVLTREHVPLHWRFDLNEKTNPLFMERNGFNAAFNAGAIKFNGKYILAVRTEGNDRKSFFAIAESPNGVDNFKFWDRPITLPQTEEPDTNVYDMRLTKHDDGWIYGVFCTERKDPEAPEGDTSSAVAAAGIARTKDLVEWERLPDLISTTGQQRNVVLLPHLIDGKYAFYTRPQDGFIDTGKGGGIGFGLSETIENAEVKEEVIVDAKTYHTIYEVKNGLGPAPIRTEHGWLHLAHGVRNTAAGLRYTLYMFMTDLEKPWIVTHKPHGHFIAPLKDERVGDVSNVVFSNGWIEDEDGTVFIYYASSDTRMHVATSTIEKLVDYCMNSPQDQLYSHKSVETINKLIDSNKDFMHLL encoded by the coding sequence ATGAACGAAATATTTAACTCGAGATTAAAACAAATTAAGGCGGATTTTAAAGTGCTGCTTGAGAAGAAAAATGAAAAGCTGTTTTCATCGAACGGGATTTATAACAGGTACGCAAATCCGGTATTAACCCGCGAGCATGTTCCCTTGCACTGGCGGTTTGATTTGAATGAAAAAACCAATCCGCTTTTTATGGAACGTAATGGTTTTAATGCTGCCTTTAATGCGGGAGCCATAAAATTTAACGGCAAATATATTTTGGCTGTTCGAACTGAAGGCAACGACCGAAAATCATTTTTTGCGATTGCTGAAAGTCCTAATGGAGTGGATAATTTTAAGTTTTGGGATCGCCCGATTACATTGCCGCAAACCGAAGAACCGGATACCAACGTTTACGATATGCGACTTACAAAGCACGATGATGGCTGGATTTACGGCGTTTTCTGCACCGAGCGTAAAGATCCGGAAGCGCCGGAAGGTGATACATCGAGTGCAGTAGCCGCCGCCGGAATTGCCCGTACCAAAGATTTGGTGGAATGGGAGCGCCTTCCCGATTTGATCTCAACAACGGGGCAGCAACGAAATGTTGTGCTTCTTCCGCATTTAATTGATGGAAAATACGCCTTTTATACCCGCCCACAAGATGGATTTATTGATACCGGAAAAGGCGGAGGAATTGGTTTTGGCTTGTCGGAAACCATTGAAAATGCCGAGGTAAAAGAAGAAGTAATTGTTGATGCGAAAACATATCACACCATATACGAAGTAAAGAACGGGCTTGGACCGGCACCAATTAGAACAGAACATGGCTGGTTACATCTGGCGCACGGTGTTCGGAACACGGCAGCAGGATTGCGTTACACGCTTTACATGTTTATGACTGACCTGGAAAAACCTTGGATTGTTACGCATAAACCACACGGGCATTTTATTGCTCCGCTAAAAGACGAACGTGTTGGCGATGTTTCGAATGTTGTTTTCTCAAACGGCTGGATAGAAGATGAGGATGGAACCGTATTTATATATTATGCTTCGTCGGATACGCGCATGCACGTGGCAACATCAACCATTGAGAAGCTGGTAGATTACTGCATGAACTCGCCACAAGATCAGCTGTATTCGCATAAATCGGTGGAGACTATAAATAAGCTGATTGATTCGAATAAGGATTTTATGCATTTGCTTTAA